CCAAGTACCGGTCATAGGCCATGACCCCCAGCAGAAAGCATTCTGCCGTGCCCATAATCAGTACAATAAATATCTGGAGCGCACAGCCAGTGAAGGATATGATTCCATTTCCTGCCAGGAGGTGAGCCATCATCTGTGGCTCCGTGGTGGTAACTTGGCAGATGTCTATGGTGGATAGGTTGatgaggaagaagtacatgggtgTGTGGAGGCGGGAGTCAGACTGAACAAGCATGATGACCAGGGCATTCCCTGCCATGGTAAGTGAATAGGTGAGAAGGATGACCACAAAGAGTAGAATCTGTGTCTTGCGGTGGTTGGACAATCCCTCTAAGATGAACTCTGCGACAGAGGTGAAGTTCTCAAACCCCATTGCATTCTCCTGCCTGCAGAGAAAGGACAACTGTAACACATGGTTATAATGCTTGCAGCATGGAACAATCCTAAAACTAGTCATCTTTTTCTCTGATAAATACTGGAATCAACCCTAAACCAAGGAATCAATGTCAGTCAACTTTAAATACACCTATACTTTATTTGCACTTAAGTTTTTTttgaaaacacatgaacacatgaagctgccttatactcaatcaaacccttggtccatcgaggtcattattgtctactcagacaggcagtggctctccagggtctcaagcagaggtcttcctcatcactactgcctggtcctttttaaatggagatgccagggatccaACCCAGGACcacctgcatgtcaagcagatgctctaccaatgaatgaataaatgaatttaCAGCAATAGCCAGCACAAGCAGTTATACTTTGTTATACTTTGGATACACACACATCTCCAATGAAAAATATGGATAGCGTATGTTATTTTTTGATAGTTTGCTATTGTAGCCTATtaaaagaagggaggaaggagtTAAAGATTTCTAAGAATTTTGTTCACCATTTGGACTTCTTTTTTATTCCATCAGACTAATGGTTTATCTCTCCCAGTATTTTGCCTTTTGACTGGCAGCACCAATGCCaactgtagttagggttgccaacctccaggtggtttgagatttcctgggattacaaccgatctcaaggtgacagattagttcacctggagaaaatggcagctgtggaaggtggactctatggcattaaaccccactgaagtccatcccctccccaaaccccaccctactcagccccccccccaactccaggtatgtcccaaccagGAACTGACAACCGTAAATGTAAATGTTCTCTGATGACTCTGAGATTCGAGAGGACACACAAGGAACCTCATACATGCAAAGCTTGAATACTGCTACTGAGGTATAATTCCATAACCACCTTAACAGGTGCTCCTCCAACCAATCTATAAAAGACTTCCAGGGTGATAATCAACCTAACTTGGCTTCTGCCCCTCTCTGCCTCTTCTCAGGGTTAGCAAACATGACAGTATGCTGAAATTGCTTCTTCCTTGAGGTCTGAAAGATTCACATTTTTGGTAAGGTAATAAAGACTATGGCTATACTCCACGAGGATTACTCCAATCCCCTGGGCGCTTTCCTACAGATCATTAATATCTGTTGTTGGTTATTTCAGCCTCTTGGGTCTGAAGCATTTAACTTAGCAGAACGAGGGGGAAATGTCTTTCAGCTTTcccccagagagaaggaaggaaaccaTGTAGTGGACATTGCAAAACACTTTACTTGTGTTTCCAGGATGGAAGCTGATCAATAATGTTGCAGTTTCATGGCTAGGGACATGAATGGAGGAATGATATGTTTTAGTATTGCTGCGACCCAACTGACTGGCACAGCTTTGGAGAGCACAGCCCCAACCCTGACATCGAACACCCGGGCCAGGTCATTAGAACTGGAAAGCTTCCCACATTTGGGATTGCAGGATAAACACTCATGGAGAGACCAGTAAGTATATGGTAGACCTTATAGGTAGGCCACTATGAAGGAACCTACAGCTATGAGTTATCACACatgggttagggtttccaggtccctcttcgccactttgggaggtttttggggtggagcctgaggagagcaggctttggggaggggaggaacttcagtgccatagagtccaattgccaaagcggacattttctccaggtgaactgatctctatcggctagagttcagttgtaatagcaagagatctccagctattacctggaggttggcaaccctacacatagggGGGGTACCTGCCTCCAAGGTGCAATCTAGCCCTGTACTCAGCATCATTTCCTCAGTTTCAGCCCCTCAATTCCAAGTTCCTTTCTAGGAGGTGTAGGTTCTATCAGCTGAGCGGCAGCAGCTTCACCAAATTCAGCTTCCTCTGGATCTGTGGGAGAGCTTAGCTCCTCTTCTATTTGACTGTGTTCTGGCAAGTTATAAAGTAAGGCCCCATAAGGGCCAGACTGTGTTCTGCCCCTTATGGGGCCTTACTTTATAGACCCACCCGTAACCTTCttatatcacttccaggtcaccCATATTATTTCCTGTTCATTCTCTTCCAGAAGCTGTTCCAGATGGCTGTGTAAGACAGCGATGCTCCATACCATGACCTATCATGCTCcctgttctttgtttttttttttttaatcctctgaaCTGCCCTACTTCTGGTCCTACTTTATTCACATTTAAAAGAAATCTGCCTCAGAGATGATTTCTCCCTGGATGAGAAACTTGAAGAATAAACTAGGCTtctatggtctctcacaacaaCTGTTCCTGTCTATGGACTATGAACAGGCCAGGgccttgataaggcaaagagttTTGGATGGAGAAAGACAGCACGATCTAAATAGAGTTAAAAATGTGTGTTACAACCGAAGCACTCTGATCAAcctgaagactttgtgatcatttatacacgtacctgatggactttttaaactacttttctatatactaagaagattgtactatttataggctgtactatttatagactacatcaaacacgttttgtatattttgtatatattgtttattgtcactagTTGTAGTccattgttgaaatgtttgaaacacaatacacatgttttgtatcattgtactgatttcttcctgtgccagtttccaaacctaacggtattagcacggaggtgctctcttttttcttgttttgctaatttcctcTATAATAGCTGGCTACCCAGGGAAATCTAGAGCAATCCGTCTTTTTAACATGctcagataaggacatggagctaacctttaaagtgaccaaatttggatggcaaactatgaagactaggcgagcatgggttgaacttaatggaTGAGCGATTCTATATTTATATAGACTGCAATTATGTATcctattttaaaatcatgttctcAACTGCTCTCCTATGAGTGAGTGACAATTTTTGAcatttattgatgtatatagttgctatccttttattatgtatatctttttatttgctggtcttggaccgtattaaagtttTTACATGCCTCGGAGatgctcaaacacacacacacacacacacaccagttcagCTAATGATCAGTTCTCTGGTAATGAATGGGGGAGTCCGTTCTCTCGTGATCAGTTTGCTACTTGTGAGCAATTCAGGCTTGTTTGTTGGGTCACTTAAGAATTGAAACAGGATAGTATGGAGCTGGCCCgttcttgacagatctcagaaactatgcAGGATTGGCCCTgactggtatttggatgggagaatgccgagaagtccagggttgctggcaatggcaaaccacctctgtttgtgtcTTGCctcaaaaccctacgggggtcgctgtaagtcagctgcaatttgatggcacttcccactaTCACAGTACCAGCTCTATGTCTCCTCTGCCCTTCTCCCATAGGCTTGTTGTCATGACACACTGCTCGACAACTGATGGTGTAAATGAAACAGCAAGGAAATCAATTAGTCAGTCAATGAttatcccatttttaaaaaaagaattgccaTTTGTCATTCATTATTGATTTTATTTCATGTGTGCACACTTTCACACAGCATTATGGGACATGTAGTTCCCCCTCATCTCATTTAATGACCTGATCCaacccttccaccaccaccaccccatctggGCACAAAGGAGGGCACTTCCCTTGAGGTGAACCCCAGGGCACAACAATTGTGGTCTGGTACCCAAAAACATTCTCTGTCTATCTTTTGTAAGGATGGATGGAAGTCTGTTTAGATCTTGCCTTTCTCAGAACAAATAAATAGATCCTGCTTTCTTGGGAAAACATAGTGTACCTCCAGATTCTCCAGCCAGATGCCTGTATGAACCTGAGTCTCCTATTTCCAGTCAGTGATCCTTCCAATACTCCACACTCAGGTATGAAGTATGGATGCAGCACAATGAGATTAAggttgggcaaaaaaaaaaaattcagtaaatttcgggtttgggtttattggatccattattattattttttggtaaacctggaataagccaaatacccatactggtaaatattggtatttggcttatttccaggtttacctaaaaaattcgggcccattatagtgtatggggattttttgaagctcctgtgggggcatttttggaggtagagtccccaaatttgcagcgtggctgcaagggactctcctcttAGTCACCACAGTTTGGTGAACTTAGGGACAGGGGGTCAAATCTTATGAACCtacaaaagggtcacccccatcctccaggtatttgcaaACCAAGCTGgtcatcagttttcaggttcagaagttcagcattgtcgAGGATTGGCAGAaaaagccgattggcaggctggtgtttcaaagtctggggacttcgttcatatctggggtgcacagcatgatgtccatgcaaattagcttccaaactgagggaaaaggcttaaatgcaagaaaaaataaggcacagaagacATTtactttggtggcaaatgacatcctgtgaacagtcctttattatggtcatcaaaaatctgatttcaagagatggtcatggtgtggggaaatgaagcctctactcgaggcgaccttcagtttcagagcaggttttcgggaggGGGTGATATGGaaccagccgaagtcttgaccagaggggctgtctgaaggagattgctcatccttgcaggtgaggaagtctccttcggaagcctggtggctTGAGCAGCTTTTGAAGCCAggtctttttagttggagggtatatccctcctgaCAGGACtagtgagccctgtcttttaaacaaaccttatgctttatccaaattaacccactgaatggtgatggacaaatggttgtgtggttggatggttggtcagaccaagttggctccgatcaCATGACACCTACCTTAAAaggcccccaactatggggcactaacaaaaccagtaaaaaaaaagagagaaaaatgggagaaatcaaagagccgtgcctctgagcaaaggcgaatagccgaacccaaaaaagccaaataattattcagctttttcaggaattgcctgtttggcttcagggagatccccaggttttgatgttcagtaaacccaaaacccaaaaattatgaaatggcaaaacaaaacaaactcttcttttttacAGAAGTTCCAATCTTCTCCAGTTACGGATGCCTATACTCGTTTTCATTGAAATCTACTTCGTCGTAGTACTCTAGCCACTGCCTCATGAACATCCTTGTTCCTCAGGGTGTAAATGACAGGGTTGAGGAAAGGGGTGACCACCACATAAAACACAGCAATTTGTTTATCACGATCAGAGAATGTGGTTGATCGAGGAATCAGGTACATTGAAATAACTGTTCCATAGTACACAGTAACTACCACAAGGTGGGAAGTGCACGTGGAGAACGCTTTGCGCCATCCCGTGGCTGACCGTATTTGTAACACAGAGAATAGAATGACAGCATAGGAGGTCAAGATAACAGAAATAGGAACCAGGAGGACCAACCCCGCTATTACAGAAACAATGACCTGAGTGATGTGAATGTCGTCACAGGCGAGTTTCAACACCACCGGCAACTCGCACACGAAATGGTTGATACGATTGGGGCCACAGTAGGAGTGGCGAAAGGTGCACCCCACATATATGGCACCAATAACGAAGCCTGTTGCCCAGCAACTAGATGCCAGGTGCATTTGACGCCACCTGTCCATGACAACAGGATAGAGCAGAGGTTGGCAGATGGCCAGGTAACGGTCATAGGCCATGACACCCAGCAGAAAGCATTCAGCAACACCCAAAGACAAGGAAACAAATATCTGAGCCACACAACGAGTGAAGGAGATGATGCCGTTTCCAGCCAGGAGGTGAGCCAGCATCTGTGGTTCCGTGCTGGTGACGTAACAGATCTCTAGGCCTGA
This genomic window from Euleptes europaea isolate rEulEur1 chromosome 18, rEulEur1.hap1, whole genome shotgun sequence contains:
- the LOC130490330 gene encoding olfactory receptor 472-like, yielding MKDSDFFFDEHLGQARRQEATISAENLTSITEFIFVGLSNHRKTQTMLFVVILLTYTLTLMGNLVVIMLVRFDSRLQAPMYYFLMHLSGLEICYVTSTEPQMLAHLLAGNGIISFTRCVAQIFVSLSLGVAECFLLGVMAYDRYLAICQPLLYPVVMDRWRQMHLASSCWATGFVIGAIYVGCTFRHSYCGPNRINHFVCELPVVLKLACDDIHITQVIVSVIAGLVLLVPISVILTSYAVILFSVLQIRSATGWRKAFSTCTSHLVVVTVYYGTVISMYLIPRSTTFSDRDKQIAVFYVVVTPFLNPVIYTLRNKDVHEAVARVLRRSRFQ